The Bacillus carboniphilus genome contains a region encoding:
- the rpmC gene encoding 50S ribosomal protein L29, which yields MKANEIRDLTTAEIEQNVKTLKEELFNLRFQLATGQLENTARIREVRKSIARMKTIIHQREMAAK from the coding sequence ATGAAGGCTAATGAGATCCGAGATCTAACCACTGCCGAAATTGAACAAAATGTAAAAACTCTTAAAGAGGAATTATTTAACCTAAGATTCCAACTTGCTACAGGTCAGCTAGAAAATACAGCTCGCATTCGTGAAGTTCGTAAATCGATTGCTCGAATGAAAACGATTATTCATCAACGCGAAATGGCTGCAAAATAA
- the rplN gene encoding 50S ribosomal protein L14 produces the protein MIQQESRLKVADNSGAREILTIKVLGGSGRKTANIGDVIVGTVKQATPGGVVKKGDVVKAVIVRTKSGARRTDGSYIKFDENACVVIRDDKSPRGTRIFGPVARELRENNFMKIVSLAPEVL, from the coding sequence ATGATTCAACAAGAATCACGTTTGAAAGTTGCGGATAACTCTGGTGCTCGTGAAATTTTAACGATTAAAGTCCTTGGTGGCTCTGGTCGTAAAACAGCAAACATCGGAGATGTTATTGTTGGTACGGTGAAACAAGCAACACCAGGAGGCGTTGTTAAAAAGGGTGACGTCGTAAAAGCAGTTATTGTACGTACTAAGAGTGGAGCGCGTCGTACAGACGGTTCTTACATTAAATTTGACGAAAATGCTTGCGTCGTTATTCGTGATGATAAGAGTCCACGAGGTACTCGTATCTTTGGACCAGTTGCTCGTGAACTTCGTGAAAACAACTTCATGAAGATTGTATCACTTGCTCCAGAAGTACTTTAA
- the rpsS gene encoding 30S ribosomal protein S19, with protein sequence MGRSLKKGPFVDDHLMNKIEKLNETDKKQVVKTWSRRSTIFPNFIGHTVAVYDGRKHVPVYITEDMVGHKLGEFAPSRTYKGHANDDKKTRR encoded by the coding sequence ATGGGTCGTAGCCTAAAAAAAGGACCATTCGTAGATGATCATCTTATGAATAAGATTGAAAAACTAAACGAAACAGATAAAAAACAAGTAGTGAAAACTTGGTCTCGTCGTTCAACAATCTTCCCAAATTTTATCGGTCATACTGTTGCTGTATATGATGGACGTAAACATGTACCGGTTTATATTACAGAAGATATGGTAGGACACAAGTTAGGTGAATTTGCACCTAGCCGTACGTATAAAGGTCATGCAAATGACGATAAAAAAACTAGACGTTAA
- the rpsC gene encoding 30S ribosomal protein S3 → MGQKVNPVGLRIGVIRDWDSRWYAGKDYADLLHEDIKIREYINKRLHDASVSRVEIERAANRVNISIHTAKPGMVIGKGGTEVEALRKALNKLTGKRVHINILEVKKADMDAKLVAENIARQLENRASFRRVQKQAIQRAMRSGAKGIKTMVSGRLGGADIARAEYYSEGTVPLHTLRADIDYGTAEADTTYGKLGIKVWIYRGEVLPTKKETKEGGK, encoded by the coding sequence GTGGGTCAAAAAGTTAATCCAGTCGGTCTTCGTATAGGTGTCATTCGTGATTGGGATTCTAGATGGTATGCTGGAAAAGACTATGCAGATCTTCTCCATGAAGACATCAAAATTCGTGAATATATCAATAAACGTTTACATGACGCTTCAGTATCTCGCGTTGAGATCGAGCGTGCGGCTAACCGCGTAAACATCTCAATTCATACTGCTAAACCAGGAATGGTTATTGGTAAAGGCGGTACAGAAGTTGAAGCTCTTCGTAAAGCTTTAAATAAATTAACCGGAAAAAGAGTTCATATCAACATTCTTGAAGTTAAGAAAGCGGATATGGATGCTAAACTAGTAGCAGAGAACATTGCTCGTCAACTTGAGAATCGTGCTTCTTTCCGTCGTGTACAAAAGCAAGCAATCCAACGTGCTATGCGTTCTGGTGCTAAAGGAATCAAAACGATGGTATCTGGTCGTCTTGGTGGAGCTGATATTGCTCGTGCTGAGTACTATAGTGAAGGAACAGTACCATTACACACTCTTCGTGCTGACATCGATTACGGAACAGCAGAAGCTGATACAACTTACGGTAAATTAGGAATCAAAGTATGGATCTATCGTGGTGAGGTTCTTCCTACTAAGAAGGAAACTAAGGAAGGAGGAAAATAA
- the rplW gene encoding 50S ribosomal protein L23 — protein MKDLRDIIKRPVITERSSDLMADRSYTFEVDVKANKTEVKDAIESIFGVKVERVNIMNYKGKAKRVGRYTGFTNKRKKAIVKLTEDSKELELFEV, from the coding sequence ATGAAGGACTTACGTGATATCATTAAGCGCCCCGTTATTACAGAACGTTCAAGTGATCTAATGGCTGATAGATCTTATACTTTTGAAGTGGATGTTAAAGCGAACAAAACTGAAGTTAAAGATGCGATTGAATCCATCTTTGGTGTAAAAGTTGAGAGAGTAAACATCATGAACTATAAAGGTAAGGCTAAAAGAGTAGGACGCTATACAGGTTTTACTAACAAACGTAAAAAAGCGATTGTTAAGCTTACTGAAGATAGCAAAGAACTAGAATTATTTGAAGTTTAA
- the fusA gene encoding elongation factor G translates to MAREFSLEKTRNIGIMAHIDAGKTTTTERVLFYTGRIHKIGETHEGASQMDWMAQEQERGITITSAATTAQWKGHRINIIDTPGHVDFTVEVERSLRVLDGAVAVLDAQSGVEPQTETVWRQATTYGVPRVVFINKMDKIGADFLYSTGTLKDRLQANAHPIQLPIGAEDQFEGIIDLVEMKAYFYEDDLGTRADARDIPEDYKELAEEYHGKLIEAVAELDEELMMKYLEGEEITVDELKAGIRKGTCDVEFYPVICGSAFKNKGVQLMIDTVIDYLPSPIDVKDIKGTIPDTDEEVTRPSSDDAPFSALAFKVMTDPYVGKLTFFRVYSGTLSSGSYVVNSTKGKRERVGRILQMHANSREEIPVVYSGDIAAAVGLKETTTGDTLCDEKNLVILESMEFPEPVIHVAIEPKSKADQDKMGIALGKLAEEDPTFRTHTDHETGQTIIAGMGELHLDIIVDRMKREFKVEANVGAPQVAYRETFRQSAQVEGKFVRQSGGRGQFGHVWIEFSPNDEGEGFEFENAIVGGVVPREYIPAVQAGLEDALDNGVLAGYPLIDIKAKLYDGSYHDVDSNEMAFKIAASMALKNAVSKCKPVLLEPIMKVEVVIPEEYMGDIMGDVTSRRGRVEGMEARGNAQVVRAMVPLAEMFGYATALRSNTQGRGVFTMFFDHYEEVPKSVSEEIIKKNKGE, encoded by the coding sequence ATGGCAAGAGAGTTCTCCTTAGAAAAGACTCGAAATATCGGTATCATGGCTCATATTGATGCTGGTAAAACAACAACAACAGAACGAGTATTATTTTACACTGGTCGTATCCATAAAATTGGTGAAACTCATGAAGGGGCTTCACAAATGGACTGGATGGCACAAGAGCAGGAGCGTGGGATTACAATCACATCAGCTGCAACAACTGCTCAATGGAAGGGCCACCGTATTAATATCATTGATACGCCTGGACACGTAGACTTTACAGTGGAGGTAGAACGTTCCCTTCGTGTATTAGATGGCGCAGTTGCTGTTTTAGATGCACAATCCGGAGTTGAACCTCAAACTGAAACCGTTTGGCGTCAGGCTACTACATATGGCGTTCCACGTGTAGTTTTTATTAATAAAATGGATAAAATCGGTGCTGACTTCCTTTATTCAACAGGTACATTGAAAGACCGCTTACAAGCTAATGCACACCCTATTCAATTACCAATCGGCGCTGAGGACCAATTTGAAGGTATTATCGACCTAGTAGAAATGAAAGCTTATTTCTATGAGGATGACCTAGGAACACGTGCTGATGCTCGTGACATTCCTGAAGATTACAAAGAGTTAGCTGAAGAGTATCACGGCAAGCTTATTGAAGCAGTTGCTGAACTTGATGAAGAGTTAATGATGAAATATCTTGAAGGAGAAGAAATCACAGTTGATGAATTGAAAGCTGGTATCCGTAAAGGTACTTGTGATGTGGAATTCTATCCAGTAATTTGTGGTTCTGCTTTCAAAAACAAAGGTGTACAATTGATGATCGATACAGTTATTGACTACCTTCCTTCTCCAATTGATGTAAAAGATATTAAAGGAACAATTCCTGATACAGACGAAGAAGTGACTCGTCCTTCATCGGATGATGCACCGTTTTCTGCATTAGCTTTTAAAGTAATGACAGATCCGTATGTAGGAAAACTTACTTTCTTCAGAGTATACTCTGGTACATTAAGTTCTGGATCCTATGTAGTCAACTCAACTAAAGGAAAGCGTGAACGCGTTGGACGTATTCTTCAAATGCATGCGAATTCAAGAGAAGAGATTCCAGTTGTTTACTCTGGTGATATAGCTGCAGCAGTTGGTTTGAAAGAGACAACGACAGGTGACACTTTATGTGATGAGAAAAACCTAGTTATCCTTGAATCAATGGAATTCCCAGAACCTGTTATTCACGTTGCGATTGAACCAAAATCAAAAGCAGACCAAGACAAAATGGGTATCGCCTTAGGAAAGTTAGCTGAGGAAGATCCAACATTCCGTACGCACACTGACCATGAAACAGGTCAAACCATTATTGCTGGTATGGGTGAGCTTCATTTAGATATCATCGTTGACCGTATGAAACGTGAATTTAAAGTTGAGGCTAATGTAGGCGCTCCTCAAGTTGCTTACCGTGAGACTTTCCGCCAGTCAGCACAAGTTGAAGGAAAGTTTGTTCGTCAATCTGGTGGACGTGGACAGTTTGGTCACGTTTGGATTGAGTTCTCTCCAAACGATGAAGGTGAAGGCTTCGAATTTGAAAATGCAATTGTTGGAGGGGTTGTACCTCGAGAATACATCCCAGCAGTTCAAGCGGGTCTTGAAGATGCATTAGATAATGGAGTTCTTGCTGGATATCCTTTAATTGATATTAAAGCTAAACTATATGATGGGTCTTACCATGATGTAGACTCTAACGAAATGGCGTTTAAGATTGCGGCATCCATGGCGTTGAAAAATGCTGTATCTAAGTGTAAACCTGTATTACTTGAGCCTATCATGAAGGTTGAAGTTGTTATTCCAGAGGAATATATGGGTGACATTATGGGTGATGTGACATCAAGACGTGGTCGTGTAGAAGGTATGGAAGCTAGAGGAAATGCGCAGGTAGTTCGTGCAATGGTACCTCTTGCTGAAATGTTTGGATACGCAACTGCATTACGTTCTAACACTCAAGGTCGTGGTGTATTCACAATGTTCTTTGACCACTATGAAGAAGTGCCAAAGAGTGTTTCTGAAGAAATTATTAAAAAAAATAAAGGTGAATAA
- the rplD gene encoding 50S ribosomal protein L4 yields the protein MLKVALYNQSGSEIGEVELNDSVFGVEPNESVLYEAIIMQRASLRQGTHKVKNRSEVKGGGRKPWRQKGTGRARQGSIRSPQWRGGGTVFGPTPRSYSYKLPKKVRRLAIKSALSTKVNENSLVVLEDLTFAAPKTKEMKTVLNSLSVEKKALIVTADFNEAVSLSARNIPGVTVVTTEGINVLDVINHDKLLMTKAAVEKVGEVLS from the coding sequence ATGCTAAAAGTTGCATTATATAACCAAAGCGGTTCTGAAATCGGTGAAGTTGAATTAAATGATTCAGTATTTGGTGTGGAACCAAATGAATCGGTATTGTACGAAGCGATCATTATGCAAAGAGCTTCTCTACGACAAGGAACACATAAAGTTAAAAACCGTTCAGAAGTGAAAGGTGGAGGTCGTAAGCCATGGCGTCAAAAGGGTACAGGACGTGCTCGTCAAGGTTCTATTAGATCCCCACAATGGCGTGGTGGTGGTACTGTATTTGGTCCAACTCCTCGTTCATATTCATATAAGCTTCCTAAGAAAGTTCGTCGTCTAGCAATTAAATCTGCACTTTCTACAAAGGTAAATGAAAATAGCCTAGTAGTTCTTGAAGATTTAACTTTTGCTGCACCTAAGACGAAAGAAATGAAAACAGTCCTTAACAGCCTTTCAGTAGAAAAGAAAGCACTTATTGTGACTGCAGACTTCAATGAGGCTGTTTCATTATCTGCACGTAATATTCCTGGTGTTACGGTTGTAACGACAGAGGGTATTAATGTTTTAGATGTCATTAATCATGACAAATTACTAATGACTAAAGCTGCTGTTGAAAAAGTAGGGGAGGTGCTTTCATAA
- the rplV gene encoding 50S ribosomal protein L22 produces MQAKAVARTVRIAPRKARIVIDLIRGKQVGEAIAILRHTPKAASPIIEKVLNSAIANAEHNYEMDVNTLVINEAFVDEGPTLKRFRPRAMGRASQINKRTSHITIVVSEKKEG; encoded by the coding sequence ATGCAAGCTAAAGCTGTCGCAAGAACAGTAAGAATTGCTCCTCGTAAAGCTCGTATTGTAATTGATTTGATTCGAGGTAAGCAAGTAGGTGAAGCTATCGCTATTTTGCGTCATACTCCAAAAGCAGCTTCTCCAATTATTGAAAAAGTTTTAAATTCTGCTATTGCAAATGCTGAACATAATTACGAAATGGACGTAAACACATTAGTGATTAATGAAGCTTTTGTTGATGAAGGACCAACACTAAAACGTTTCCGTCCTCGTGCAATGGGTAGAGCTAGCCAAATAAACAAACGTACTAGCCACATTACAATCGTGGTATCTGAAAAGAAGGAGGGATAA
- a CDS encoding 50S ribosomal protein L7ae-like protein: MSYEKVSQAKRIIIGTKQTVKALKNNHVIELVIASDADPRITVKVVELAKQHNIPISKVSSMKKLGKACGIEVGASTVAILK; encoded by the coding sequence GTGTCTTATGAAAAAGTATCACAGGCAAAAAGAATAATTATTGGTACAAAGCAAACAGTAAAAGCCTTAAAAAATAACCATGTAATAGAGTTAGTTATTGCAAGCGATGCAGATCCAAGGATTACTGTGAAAGTAGTCGAACTAGCGAAGCAGCATAACATCCCTATATCAAAGGTTTCTTCAATGAAAAAGCTTGGTAAAGCTTGTGGAATTGAAGTGGGTGCTTCTACTGTGGCAATATTAAAGTAA
- the rplB gene encoding 50S ribosomal protein L2: MAIKKYKPTSNGRRGMTVSDFAEITTDKPEKSLLSPLYKKAGRNNQGKITVRHQGGGHKRQYRIIDFKRDKDGIPGRVATIEYDPNRSANIALVHYADGEKRYILAPKNITVGTEIMSGVESDIKVGNALPLANIPVGTVIHNIELKPGKGGQLVRSAGTSAQVLGKEGKYVLVRLNSGEVRMILATCRATIGQVGNEQHELINIGKAGRSRWLGKRPTVRGSVMNPNDHPHGGGEGRAPIGRKSPMSPWGKPTLGYKTRKKSKGSDKFIVRRRKK; encoded by the coding sequence ATGGCGATTAAAAAGTATAAACCAACCTCAAATGGTCGTCGTGGAATGACGGTTTCAGACTTTGCTGAAATCACTACCGACAAACCAGAAAAATCGTTACTTTCACCGCTTTATAAAAAAGCAGGTCGTAACAACCAAGGAAAAATTACTGTACGTCATCAAGGTGGCGGACATAAACGCCAATATCGTATCATCGATTTCAAGCGTGATAAAGATGGTATACCAGGCCGCGTTGCTACAATCGAATACGATCCAAACCGCTCAGCAAACATTGCATTAGTTCATTATGCTGATGGGGAGAAACGCTATATTTTAGCTCCAAAAAACATAACTGTTGGAACGGAAATTATGTCTGGTGTTGAATCAGATATTAAAGTGGGTAATGCATTACCGCTTGCGAATATCCCGGTCGGAACAGTTATTCACAACATTGAGTTAAAACCAGGAAAAGGCGGACAGCTTGTACGTTCAGCTGGAACATCTGCACAAGTACTAGGTAAAGAAGGTAAATATGTTCTTGTACGTTTGAACTCAGGTGAAGTTCGTATGATTCTTGCAACATGCCGTGCTACTATCGGTCAAGTTGGTAACGAACAGCATGAACTTATTAATATAGGTAAAGCTGGACGTTCTCGTTGGTTAGGCAAGCGCCCAACTGTTCGTGGTTCTGTTATGAACCCTAACGATCACCCACACGGTGGTGGTGAAGGACGTGCGCCAATCGGACGTAAATCACCAATGTCTCCATGGGGTAAACCAACACTTGGATATAAGACACGTAAGAAGAGCAAAGGATCAGATAAGTTCATCGTACGTCGTCGTAAAAAATAA
- the rplP gene encoding 50S ribosomal protein L16 codes for MLLPKRVKYRREHRGKMRGRAKGGTEVHFGEYGLQSLEASWITNRQIEAARIAMTRYMKRGGKVWIKIFPSKPYTAKPLEVRMGSGKGAPEGWVAVVKPGKILFEISGVSEEVAREALRLASHKLPVKTKFVKREEIGGESNEG; via the coding sequence ATGTTATTACCTAAACGTGTAAAATACCGTCGTGAACATCGTGGTAAAATGCGTGGTCGTGCTAAAGGTGGAACAGAAGTTCATTTCGGTGAATATGGCCTTCAATCACTTGAAGCATCATGGATTACAAACCGTCAAATTGAAGCGGCTCGTATTGCAATGACTCGTTACATGAAACGTGGCGGTAAAGTATGGATTAAAATTTTCCCATCTAAACCTTACACTGCGAAACCATTAGAAGTTCGAATGGGTTCTGGTAAAGGAGCTCCTGAAGGTTGGGTAGCTGTCGTTAAACCTGGGAAAATTCTTTTTGAAATATCAGGTGTATCAGAAGAAGTTGCAAGAGAAGCGTTACGTCTTGCATCACATAAATTACCTGTAAAAACTAAGTTCGTAAAACGTGAAGAAATTGGTGGTGAATCAAATGAAGGCTAA
- the rplC gene encoding 50S ribosomal protein L3 — MTKGILGRKIGMTQVFAENGDLIPVTVIEATPNVVLQKKNTDTDGYDAVQLGFEDKREKLSNKPEQGHVAKANTAPKRFIREIREATGEFELGQEVKVDIFSDGEIVDVTGVSKGKGFQGAIKRHNQSRGPMSHGSRYHRRPGSMGPTAPNRVFKSKALPGRMGGERVSIQNLEIVKVDAERNLLLIKGNVPGPKKSLVEVRSATKAN, encoded by the coding sequence ATGACCAAAGGAATCTTAGGTAGAAAAATAGGAATGACTCAAGTATTTGCTGAAAACGGCGACTTAATCCCTGTGACGGTAATTGAAGCTACTCCAAACGTCGTTCTTCAAAAGAAGAATACTGATACAGATGGCTACGATGCTGTTCAATTAGGTTTTGAAGATAAACGTGAAAAGCTATCAAACAAACCTGAACAAGGCCACGTTGCAAAAGCAAATACTGCACCTAAGCGCTTCATTCGTGAGATCCGTGAAGCTACTGGTGAGTTTGAACTTGGTCAAGAAGTCAAAGTTGATATTTTCTCAGATGGAGAAATTGTAGATGTAACAGGTGTTTCTAAAGGTAAAGGGTTCCAAGGTGCGATCAAGCGTCATAATCAATCTAGAGGACCTATGTCACACGGTTCCCGTTATCACCGTCGCCCAGGATCAATGGGTCCGACTGCACCAAACCGTGTATTTAAATCTAAAGCACTCCCAGGACGTATGGGTGGAGAAAGAGTCTCTATTCAAAACCTTGAGATCGTTAAAGTGGATGCAGAACGTAATCTTCTATTAATTAAAGGAAACGTTCCAGGGCCTAAAAAATCTTTAGTTGAAGTGAGATCTGCAACTAAAGCTAACTAA
- the rpsQ gene encoding 30S ribosomal protein S17: MSERNQRKVYTGRVVSDKMDKTITVLVETYKKHPLYGKRVKYSKKFKAHDENNQAKIGDVVRIMETRPLSATKRFRLVEVIEEAVII, translated from the coding sequence ATGAGTGAACGCAATCAGCGTAAAGTTTATACTGGACGTGTTGTCTCTGACAAAATGGATAAAACCATCACGGTACTAGTAGAAACGTATAAAAAACACCCATTATATGGCAAGCGCGTAAAGTACTCTAAGAAATTTAAAGCTCATGATGAAAACAACCAAGCGAAAATTGGAGATGTTGTTCGCATCATGGAAACACGTCCACTTTCAGCCACTAAGCGATTTCGTTTAGTAGAAGTTATTGAAGAGGCTGTTATTATCTAA
- the rpsL gene encoding 30S ribosomal protein S12: MPTINQLVRKGRVTKLKKSDSPALNKGYNSFKKAQTNLSSPQKRGVCTRVGTMTPKKPNSALRKYARVRLTNGIEVTAYIPGIGHNLQEHSVVLIRGGRVKDLPGVRYHIVRGALDTAGVDGRMQGRSKYGTKRPKKSK, translated from the coding sequence ATGCCTACTATTAATCAATTAGTACGTAAGGGTCGTGTAACTAAACTTAAAAAATCTGACTCTCCTGCGTTAAACAAAGGTTATAACAGCTTCAAAAAAGCTCAAACGAATCTTTCATCACCGCAAAAACGTGGCGTTTGTACTCGTGTAGGAACAATGACTCCGAAAAAGCCAAACTCAGCGTTACGTAAATATGCTCGTGTTCGTTTAACAAACGGAATTGAAGTGACTGCATATATTCCTGGAATCGGCCATAACCTACAAGAGCATAGTGTTGTTCTTATTCGTGGAGGACGAGTAAAAGACTTACCAGGGGTACGTTATCATATTGTTCGTGGTGCGTTAGATACTGCGGGCGTTGATGGACGTATGCAAGGTCGTTCAAAATATGGTACGAAGAGACCGAAAAAAAGCAAGTAA
- the tuf gene encoding elongation factor Tu, whose translation MAKEKFDRSKTHANIGTIGHVDHGKTTLTAAITTVLHKKSGSGTAMAYDQIDGAPEERERGITISTAHVEYETDSRHYAHVDCPGHADYVKNMITGAAQMDGAILVVSAADGPMPQTREHILLSRQVGVPYIVVFLNKCDMVDDEELLELVEMEVRDLLSEYDFPGDDVPVIKGSALKALEGDADWEAKIFELMDAVDDYIPTPERDTEKPFMMPVEDVFSITGRGTVATGRVERGQVKVGDEIEIIGLAEEPSKTTVTGVEMFRKLLDYAEAGDNIGALLRGVSREDINRGQVLAKPGTITPHTKFKAEVYVLSKEEGGRHTPFFTNYRPQFYFRTTDVTGIVNLPEGVEMVMPGDNVEMSIDLISPIAIEEGTKFSIREGGRTVGAGVVATITE comes from the coding sequence ATGGCTAAAGAAAAATTCGATCGTTCCAAAACACATGCCAATATCGGTACAATTGGACACGTTGACCATGGTAAAACTACATTAACTGCAGCAATCACTACAGTACTTCATAAGAAATCAGGTTCAGGTACAGCAATGGCTTATGACCAAATTGATGGTGCTCCAGAAGAGCGCGAGCGTGGAATTACAATTTCTACAGCTCACGTTGAGTATGAAACTGACTCTCGTCACTATGCACACGTTGACTGCCCAGGACATGCTGACTACGTTAAAAACATGATCACTGGTGCTGCTCAAATGGACGGAGCTATCCTAGTTGTATCTGCAGCTGATGGCCCAATGCCACAAACTCGTGAACACATTCTTTTATCTCGTCAAGTAGGTGTACCATACATCGTTGTATTCTTAAACAAATGTGATATGGTTGATGACGAAGAGCTTCTTGAATTAGTAGAAATGGAAGTTCGTGATCTACTTTCTGAGTATGATTTCCCTGGTGACGATGTACCAGTAATCAAAGGTTCAGCTCTTAAAGCTCTTGAAGGAGATGCTGATTGGGAAGCGAAAATCTTTGAACTTATGGATGCTGTAGATGACTACATCCCAACTCCAGAACGTGATACTGAAAAACCATTCATGATGCCTGTTGAGGACGTATTCTCTATTACAGGTCGTGGTACAGTTGCGACTGGTCGTGTTGAACGCGGTCAAGTAAAAGTTGGAGATGAAATTGAAATCATCGGACTTGCAGAAGAGCCTTCAAAAACAACTGTAACAGGTGTAGAAATGTTCCGTAAGCTTCTTGATTATGCTGAAGCTGGAGACAACATCGGTGCTTTATTACGTGGTGTTTCTCGTGAAGATATCAACCGTGGACAAGTACTTGCTAAACCAGGTACAATCACTCCACACACGAAGTTCAAAGCGGAAGTTTATGTTCTTTCTAAAGAAGAAGGTGGCCGTCATACTCCATTCTTCACAAACTACCGCCCACAGTTCTACTTCCGTACAACTGACGTAACTGGAATCGTAAACCTTCCTGAAGGTGTAGAAATGGTTATGCCTGGAGATAACGTTGAAATGTCAATCGACCTTATCTCTCCAATCGCGATCGAAGAAGGAACTAAGTTCTCTATTCGTGAAGGTGGACGTACAGTAGGTGCTGGAGTAGTAGCAACTATTACTGAATAA
- the rplX gene encoding 50S ribosomal protein L24: MHVKKGDKVMVISGKDKGKQGRILEAYPKKDRVLVEGVNIVKKHSKPSQANPQGGILTQESPIHVSNVMPLDPKSGEVTRVGYKVEGGKKVRVAKKSGEKLDK, translated from the coding sequence ATGCATGTGAAAAAAGGAGATAAAGTAATGGTGATCTCTGGTAAGGATAAAGGAAAACAAGGTCGAATCCTTGAAGCTTATCCTAAAAAGGATCGCGTGCTTGTTGAAGGTGTGAATATCGTCAAGAAACATTCAAAACCATCTCAAGCAAATCCACAGGGTGGAATTTTAACTCAAGAATCACCAATTCATGTATCAAATGTCATGCCGTTAGATCCTAAATCAGGCGAGGTTACTCGCGTTGGATATAAAGTCGAGGGTGGCAAAAAAGTGCGTGTTGCTAAAAAATCTGGTGAAAAATTAGATAAATAG
- the rpsJ gene encoding 30S ribosomal protein S10 gives MAKQKIRIRLKAYDHRILDQSAEKIVETAKRSGASVSGPIPLPTEKSVYTILRAVHKYKDSREQFEMRTHKRLIDIVNPTPQTVDALMRLDLPSGVDIEIKL, from the coding sequence ATGGCAAAACAAAAGATTCGTATTCGTTTAAAAGCATATGATCACAGAATCCTTGATCAATCTGCAGAAAAGATTGTTGAAACAGCAAAACGTTCAGGTGCAAGCGTATCAGGGCCAATCCCGTTACCAACTGAAAAATCTGTTTACACAATCCTACGTGCGGTGCACAAATATAAAGATTCTCGCGAACAGTTTGAAATGCGTACACATAAACGTCTAATAGATATTGTTAATCCAACACCACAGACGGTTGATGCATTAATGCGTCTTGACTTACCATCAGGTGTGGACATTGAAATCAAATTATAA
- the rpsG gene encoding 30S ribosomal protein S7, translating into MPRKGPVAKRDVLPDPIYNSKLVTRLINKIMIDGKRGKAQTILYNALELVKERTGNDPMEVFEQALKNIMPVLEVKARRVGGSNYQVPVEVRPERRTTLGLRWLVNYSRLRGEKTMEERLANEIMDVANNTGASVKKREDTHKMAEANKAFAHYRW; encoded by the coding sequence ATGCCTCGTAAAGGTCCAGTTGCAAAAAGAGATGTATTACCAGATCCGATTTACAACTCAAAATTAGTAACTCGTTTAATTAACAAAATTATGATCGATGGAAAGCGCGGTAAAGCACAGACCATCCTTTATAATGCACTAGAGCTTGTTAAAGAACGTACAGGAAATGATCCGATGGAAGTGTTTGAACAAGCACTTAAAAACATCATGCCTGTTCTTGAAGTTAAAGCTCGTCGTGTAGGTGGATCTAACTATCAAGTACCTGTAGAAGTCCGTCCGGAGCGTCGTACAACTTTAGGTCTTCGTTGGTTAGTAAACTACTCTCGCCTTCGTGGTGAAAAAACGATGGAAGAAAGACTAGCAAATGAAATTATGGATGTTGCTAACAACACTGGTGCATCTGTTAAGAAACGTGAAGATACGCATAAGATGGCTGAAGCAAACAAAGCATTTGCTCACTATCGCTGGTAA